A stretch of the Mycobacteroides immunogenum genome encodes the following:
- a CDS encoding ABC-F family ATP-binding cassette domain-containing protein: MSAVISCSTITYVHPDGSVALDGLDMLVPAGRSGLVGVNGSGKSTLLKLIAGELLPTSGTVHTSGEIGYLPQDLTIRADQSVPDLLGLTPVLAAIEAIEGGSTDQADFDTVGDDWDLAERVGAELDRLGLPTAVLDRTLGELSGGEVIRLGLARLLLRRPDVLLLDEPTNNLDGESRQHLYNVVSTWQRTLLVVSHDRELLEHVERIGDLRDGAVAWYGGGYSDYAAAVAAEQEAAAQAISTAKAEVRRERRDLAEAERVIAQRRRYGAKMQANKREPKIVMGLRKRAAQESAAALKQTQTDRLDKARENLDEAQTRLRADRSIRIDLPGTEVPSGRVVLTTEQLVLRHGVPAHLDLRGPQRVGLVGPNGSGKTTLLHTIAGRIPAAEGTVTVHVPLGLLPQRLDLLDDSRSVADNVAGRAPHADINAVRARLARFLFRGNAADKLVGALSGGERFRATLAAVLLADPAPQLLLLDEPTNNLDFASYDALVSALAEYRGAVLVASHDLGFLQDIGARETDWRAQPVIG, translated from the coding sequence ATGTCCGCTGTCATCTCCTGCAGCACAATCACCTACGTCCATCCCGACGGTTCCGTCGCACTCGACGGGCTCGACATGCTGGTCCCGGCGGGACGTTCTGGGCTGGTAGGTGTCAATGGCTCCGGCAAGTCCACGCTGCTCAAACTCATCGCCGGCGAGCTACTGCCGACCTCCGGAACGGTGCACACCTCGGGCGAGATCGGTTACCTGCCACAAGATCTCACGATCCGCGCCGACCAGTCGGTGCCCGACCTGCTGGGCCTGACCCCGGTGCTGGCCGCCATCGAGGCCATCGAGGGTGGCTCCACCGACCAGGCCGACTTCGATACCGTCGGCGATGACTGGGATCTGGCCGAGCGGGTGGGTGCGGAACTGGATCGTCTTGGTCTGCCGACGGCGGTGCTGGACCGCACGCTCGGCGAGCTCTCCGGAGGAGAGGTCATCCGGCTCGGCCTGGCCCGGTTGCTGTTGCGCCGCCCGGACGTACTGCTGCTCGACGAGCCGACCAACAATCTCGACGGCGAATCCCGCCAGCACCTCTACAACGTGGTGTCCACCTGGCAGCGCACGCTGCTGGTGGTCAGCCACGACCGCGAGCTGTTGGAGCACGTGGAACGCATCGGAGACCTGCGCGATGGCGCGGTGGCCTGGTACGGCGGCGGATACAGCGATTACGCGGCGGCGGTCGCGGCCGAACAGGAGGCCGCCGCCCAGGCGATCTCCACCGCCAAGGCCGAGGTGCGCCGTGAGCGCCGCGACCTCGCCGAAGCGGAACGGGTGATCGCGCAGCGGCGCCGCTACGGCGCCAAGATGCAGGCCAACAAGCGTGAACCCAAGATCGTCATGGGGCTGCGCAAACGGGCCGCGCAGGAATCGGCGGCAGCGCTTAAACAGACGCAGACCGACAGGCTGGACAAGGCCCGCGAAAATCTGGACGAGGCGCAGACCCGGCTGCGCGCAGACCGCTCCATCCGTATCGACTTGCCCGGCACCGAGGTTCCCTCCGGACGCGTCGTGCTGACCACCGAACAACTGGTGTTGCGCCACGGGGTGCCCGCACATCTGGATCTGCGCGGCCCGCAGCGCGTCGGGCTGGTGGGACCCAACGGCTCCGGCAAGACCACGCTGCTGCATACGATCGCCGGGCGCATCCCGGCCGCAGAAGGCACTGTGACGGTGCATGTTCCGCTGGGGCTGCTGCCGCAGCGCCTGGATCTGCTGGACGATTCGCGCAGTGTCGCCGACAACGTGGCTGGCCGCGCTCCGCACGCCGATATCAATGCGGTGCGGGCCAGGCTGGCGCGATTCCTGTTCCGCGGCAATGCCGCCGACAAGCTCGTGGGTGCGCTCTCCGGCGGTGAGCGGTTCCGGGCGACGCTGGCCGCCGTGCTGTTGGCGGACCCCGCGCCGCAGCTGCTGCTGCTCGACGAACCCACCAACAACCTGGACTTCGCCTCCTACGACGCGCTGGTCTCCGCGCTCGCCGAGTACCGGGGTGCGGTGCTCGTCGCCAGCCATGACCTGGGGTTTTTGCAGGATATCGGGGCCCGGGAGACGGACTGGAGGGCCCAGCCGGTAATCGGGTAG
- a CDS encoding M4 family metallopeptidase produces MCFIIPQDVLLRLADDDSVADDSRTALAATAASETAWRTLRDAHTEATQATLLARADAFAGVAKALAKAPGTPVFDCKHTTSLPGIAIPNPGSSADTSAKHAFTETAAVAKFYKDCFGRNSVDDEGMTLVSSVHYSVNYSNAFWNGSQMTYGDGDGQIFVDFTGSNDVIGHELTHGVTQYTAGLLYKNEAGGLNESMSDVFGSMFRQWSAGQTVDQADWLIGKDIMGPRAIAKGFTCLRDMADPGARHCLAPQPSHYRDYVPGSDPHESSGIPNYAFYLAATKHGSYSWQGVGTVWYEALTSPKARPNMKMKAFANLTREISAANAATESVHKAIDDAWTAVGL; encoded by the coding sequence ATGTGTTTCATTATCCCCCAAGATGTCCTGCTGCGATTGGCCGACGACGACAGCGTCGCCGACGATTCGCGGACCGCCCTGGCCGCCACCGCCGCTTCCGAAACGGCCTGGCGCACACTGCGTGACGCGCACACCGAGGCCACCCAGGCCACGCTGCTGGCGCGTGCCGACGCGTTCGCCGGAGTGGCCAAGGCGCTGGCCAAGGCTCCCGGGACGCCGGTGTTCGACTGCAAGCACACCACCTCGTTGCCCGGTATCGCGATCCCCAACCCGGGTAGCTCCGCGGATACCTCCGCCAAGCACGCCTTCACCGAAACCGCGGCGGTCGCAAAGTTTTACAAGGACTGCTTCGGCCGCAACTCGGTAGACGACGAAGGCATGACGCTGGTTTCGTCAGTGCACTACAGCGTCAACTACTCCAACGCGTTCTGGAACGGTTCGCAGATGACCTACGGGGACGGCGACGGGCAGATCTTTGTCGACTTCACCGGATCCAACGACGTGATCGGCCACGAGCTGACCCACGGCGTCACCCAATACACGGCGGGCCTGCTCTACAAGAACGAGGCCGGTGGACTCAACGAGAGCATGTCGGATGTCTTCGGATCGATGTTCCGGCAATGGAGCGCCGGGCAGACCGTCGATCAGGCCGACTGGTTGATCGGCAAGGACATCATGGGCCCGCGCGCCATAGCAAAGGGCTTCACCTGCCTGCGCGATATGGCCGATCCGGGTGCCCGCCACTGCCTGGCGCCGCAGCCGTCGCACTACCGCGACTACGTCCCCGGCAGTGACCCCCACGAGAGCAGCGGCATTCCCAACTACGCGTTCTACCTCGCGGCGACCAAACACGGTTCGTACTCCTGGCAGGGCGTGGGGACGGTCTGGTACGAGGCGCTGACCAGCCCCAAGGCACGTCCGAACATGAAGATGAAGGCCTTCGCCAAC